One window of the Brevibacterium limosum genome contains the following:
- a CDS encoding carboxylate-amine ligase → MSEFGIEEEFLLVDRHSLLPARSKSSLQEIEDDVSPSSGAACAEWLPGQIEFATPVLTTAEEAFESLHSFRRGLSAAAQARGLFAVGLGTAPQIPEAPAGVSDGSRYREFAQLAPGIAADQYVNGMHVHVDIPDREAGLRAVNGLRRWIPVLTALSANSPLWRGADSGFASWRSIHYRRWVVFGIPPHFHDLDDYDAQIDAALRSDVVLDEATLGWLVRLSPKHRTVEVRTCDVQLDTATTVTLALLTRALADVAMDASETDAVPANLLNIAHWQAARFGLTGLLMDPDTQTTAPAAEVVRKVFHRARPALTRTQNMRRVHHGLRRLLSQGTGSEEQRRVAARKGARGLLEYAAHRLTDSSQDDFEQSAGTSWSVSDPP, encoded by the coding sequence ATGAGCGAATTCGGCATCGAGGAGGAATTCCTTCTCGTCGATCGACATTCACTTCTGCCTGCCCGATCGAAGAGCAGCCTGCAGGAGATCGAGGACGACGTGAGCCCGAGCAGCGGAGCAGCCTGTGCCGAATGGCTGCCCGGGCAGATCGAGTTCGCGACTCCCGTCCTGACCACGGCTGAAGAAGCATTCGAGTCGCTGCACTCTTTTCGACGCGGCCTCTCGGCAGCGGCTCAGGCGCGCGGGCTGTTCGCTGTCGGCCTCGGCACAGCGCCTCAGATTCCCGAGGCCCCGGCGGGAGTCAGCGACGGCAGCCGTTACCGTGAATTCGCGCAGCTCGCTCCCGGTATCGCCGCCGACCAATACGTCAACGGCATGCATGTCCATGTCGACATTCCCGACAGGGAAGCGGGGCTGAGAGCTGTCAACGGCCTGCGCAGGTGGATCCCCGTGCTCACCGCGTTGAGCGCGAATTCTCCGCTCTGGCGCGGAGCCGACAGCGGCTTCGCCAGCTGGCGTTCCATCCACTACCGGCGGTGGGTCGTCTTCGGCATCCCGCCTCACTTCCACGACCTCGACGACTACGACGCGCAGATCGATGCTGCGCTGCGATCGGACGTGGTGCTCGACGAGGCGACTCTGGGGTGGCTGGTCAGGCTCTCGCCGAAGCACAGGACCGTCGAAGTCCGGACCTGTGACGTGCAGCTGGACACCGCGACCACCGTGACCCTCGCGCTGCTCACCCGTGCGCTCGCAGACGTCGCCATGGACGCCTCGGAAACGGACGCGGTCCCTGCGAATCTGCTGAACATTGCTCATTGGCAGGCTGCGCGTTTCGGTCTCACGGGATTGCTCATGGACCCGGACACGCAGACGACTGCACCGGCCGCAGAGGTAGTCCGAAAGGTCTTCCACCGCGCACGACCGGCGCTGACGCGAACCCAGAACATGCGCCGTGTTCACCATGGACTCCGCCGTCTGCTCAGCCAGGGCACCGGCTCCGAGGAGCAGCGCCGGGTGGCGGCGAGAAAGGGGGCAAGGGGCCTGTTGGAATACGCGGCACACAGATTGACAGACAGTTCTCAGGATGATTTTGAGCAATCGGCTGGCACCTCCTGGAGCGTTTCTGACCCCCCTTGA
- a CDS encoding SRPBCC family protein yields the protein MSDDSIFSGLKQQAGDFAKTVGRKAVNSVGDRVEKFADRLDGVGDGAAPAAQAGAEEIAEGKSPAKAALSAATTGVKEKVKGLFGGGSSGSGGSGDFKFSNIVETAEVGVPLDVAYNAFTMFEDWPDFMKKVENVERTDDVTLSIKGQAVWSHRTWEATITEQVPDSHIVWESTGDKGYISGSISFHEVAPRLTRIIAVGEYHKQGFMEGVGALWFTVPRRFRLELKFFVHHVMRQIMVDPDSVEGWRGEIRDGELVTSHEDGLEQEQAQPEDSEDEPAEDQVADDDSGADEDEPDESEAEEAEVEPAEGEADEEYEEEPAEEYEDEEPAEAEDAEPAEDFEEEPEAAESEEPVEYEESEEPTEGDEGRG from the coding sequence ATGAGTGATGATTCGATCTTCAGCGGCCTCAAGCAGCAGGCCGGAGACTTTGCCAAGACCGTCGGACGCAAGGCGGTGAACTCCGTCGGCGACAGGGTCGAGAAGTTCGCAGACCGCCTCGACGGTGTCGGCGATGGCGCGGCACCCGCGGCCCAGGCCGGTGCAGAGGAGATCGCCGAGGGCAAGTCACCGGCGAAAGCGGCGTTGTCCGCGGCGACGACCGGTGTCAAGGAGAAGGTCAAAGGTCTGTTCGGAGGCGGCTCGAGCGGTTCGGGCGGCTCCGGCGATTTCAAGTTCTCCAACATCGTGGAGACCGCAGAGGTCGGTGTCCCGCTGGACGTGGCCTATAACGCCTTCACGATGTTCGAGGACTGGCCCGACTTCATGAAGAAGGTCGAGAACGTCGAACGCACCGACGATGTCACCCTCAGCATCAAGGGGCAGGCCGTCTGGTCGCATCGGACCTGGGAAGCAACGATCACCGAGCAGGTCCCCGACTCCCACATCGTGTGGGAATCGACCGGCGACAAGGGTTATATCAGCGGCAGCATCTCCTTCCACGAGGTCGCGCCCAGGCTGACCCGGATCATTGCAGTGGGCGAGTACCACAAGCAGGGCTTCATGGAAGGCGTCGGTGCCCTGTGGTTCACCGTTCCCCGCCGTTTCCGCCTCGAACTGAAGTTCTTCGTCCACCATGTGATGAGACAGATCATGGTCGACCCCGACAGCGTAGAAGGATGGCGCGGAGAGATCCGCGACGGGGAGCTCGTCACCTCCCACGAGGACGGCCTCGAACAGGAGCAAGCCCAACCCGAGGACAGCGAGGACGAGCCGGCCGAGGACCAGGTCGCGGATGACGACTCCGGCGCGGATGAGGATGAACCCGACGAATCCGAGGCGGAGGAGGCCGAGGTCGAGCCCGCCGAGGGCGAAGCCGATGAGGAGTACGAGGAGGAGCCGGCAGAGGAATACGAGGACGAGGAACCGGCCGAGGCAGAAGACGCGGAGCCCGCAGAGGACTTCGAGGAGGAGCCGGAGGCCGCTGAGTCCGAGGAGCCAGTGGAATACGAGGAATCCGAAGAACCCACCGAAGGCGATGAGGGACGCGGCTGA
- the gvpJ gene encoding gas vesicle protein GvpJ translates to MSTSTVERSRGSYVDRPSSSSLADVIEIILDKGLVIDAYVRVSLVGIEILTIDARIVIASVDTYLRFAEATNRLDLTQQGGRDLPEMMGGMMENGSKGKTQGAVEGIKDALTSDDSDDDSGESSNQEKSRRRTKRPARSSSESE, encoded by the coding sequence ATGAGCACCAGCACAGTTGAACGTTCACGCGGCAGCTACGTCGACCGTCCGTCATCGAGTTCGCTCGCGGACGTCATCGAGATCATCCTCGACAAGGGCCTGGTCATCGATGCATACGTACGCGTCTCACTGGTGGGGATCGAGATTCTCACGATCGACGCGCGCATCGTCATCGCCAGCGTGGACACCTATCTGCGCTTCGCCGAGGCGACGAACCGCCTCGATCTGACCCAGCAGGGCGGACGCGATCTGCCGGAGATGATGGGCGGAATGATGGAGAACGGCTCCAAGGGCAAGACCCAAGGAGCTGTGGAAGGCATCAAGGATGCGCTCACCTCGGATGACTCCGATGACGACTCCGGTGAGAGTTCGAACCAGGAGAAGTCGCGTCGCCGGACCAAACGCCCGGCGCGCAGCTCCTCGGAGTCCGAATGA
- a CDS encoding GvpL/GvpF family gas vesicle protein: MSEEGAPLADRYLYGIVRAGAELPTGPDGVQGNALALVESGAVAAVVTELADSGMLGTPEALQNHSVVLDELAEKQPVLPLAFGTVVPGGADIAEEVLAPQAEVFAEALEQLSGCTQFTLRITFDRDAILREIVSGNPEVAELRERLSGTSEDETRNERIRLGEIVVTTMESWRRTEAPPILEQIRSATVETAMREVGQAEDVAEVAMLVRRDALDEFDSVIEELAEANQERMRFRLIGPQAPYDFVPEA, from the coding sequence ATGAGTGAAGAAGGCGCACCCTTGGCAGATCGGTATCTGTACGGGATCGTACGCGCCGGTGCCGAGCTGCCGACCGGGCCCGACGGGGTGCAGGGCAATGCCCTCGCTCTCGTTGAGTCCGGGGCAGTTGCGGCCGTGGTCACGGAACTCGCGGACAGTGGGATGCTGGGCACTCCCGAAGCTCTGCAGAACCACAGCGTCGTCCTCGACGAGCTGGCCGAGAAGCAACCGGTGCTGCCGCTTGCATTCGGAACCGTCGTCCCCGGAGGGGCCGATATCGCCGAGGAGGTGCTCGCTCCGCAGGCGGAGGTCTTCGCCGAGGCGCTCGAACAGCTGTCCGGATGCACGCAGTTCACCCTGAGGATCACCTTCGATCGAGACGCGATACTGCGGGAGATCGTCAGCGGCAACCCCGAGGTGGCCGAGCTGAGGGAGAGGCTCAGCGGCACGAGCGAAGACGAGACGAGAAACGAACGCATCCGGCTCGGAGAAATCGTCGTCACGACGATGGAGAGCTGGAGAAGGACAGAAGCTCCTCCGATCCTCGAGCAGATCCGCTCCGCGACCGTTGAGACGGCGATGCGAGAAGTCGGCCAGGCCGAGGACGTCGCCGAGGTGGCGATGCTGGTCCGCAGGGACGCCCTCGACGAGTTCGACTCCGTCATCGAGGAGTTGGCGGAGGCGAACCAGGAGCGGATGAGATTCCGGCTGATCGGACCGCAGGCACCCTACGACTTCGTCCCCGAGGCATAG
- a CDS encoding gas vesicle protein GvpG, giving the protein MGLLSAVFGAPLAPLKGTVWVAEQVRGEAEKRYFDPGAIRRQLEEVAEARERGSISDDEADALERELVGRLLEGRRRRTEEDR; this is encoded by the coding sequence ATGGGACTCCTGTCAGCAGTATTCGGTGCTCCCTTGGCCCCGCTCAAGGGAACCGTATGGGTCGCCGAGCAGGTCAGAGGAGAAGCCGAGAAGCGCTATTTCGATCCCGGTGCCATCCGGCGCCAGCTGGAAGAGGTCGCCGAGGCACGCGAGCGCGGATCGATCAGTGATGACGAAGCCGATGCCCTCGAGCGTGAGCTCGTCGGACGACTGCTCGAGGGCCGTCGGCGCAGAACCGAGGAGGACCGATGA
- the gvpO gene encoding gas vesicle protein GvpO: MSEESRANEESRAESSSADDGGTTTKRARKPAEKERTTEGTSRRSSASASSSREKATSSSSEKAKSSSRSESRSHSATGQRISAVSAVKKAIEQFSILTGRPPESVVGTRWKDDRWSVRLEVVESRRIPDSADLLAEYEVELDADGELMAYDRKDRYVRGRPSE; this comes from the coding sequence ATGAGCGAAGAGTCGAGAGCGAACGAAGAGTCGAGAGCAGAGAGCAGCTCCGCAGACGATGGAGGCACGACCACGAAGCGCGCCCGGAAGCCGGCTGAGAAGGAGCGCACGACAGAGGGGACGTCCCGCCGGTCGTCCGCATCGGCGTCGTCCTCACGCGAGAAGGCGACGTCCTCGTCATCTGAGAAGGCGAAGTCGTCCTCGCGCTCGGAGAGTCGGTCCCACAGCGCGACCGGTCAGAGGATCTCTGCGGTCAGCGCGGTGAAGAAGGCGATCGAGCAGTTCAGCATCCTCACCGGCAGGCCTCCGGAGTCCGTGGTCGGCACGAGGTGGAAGGACGACCGCTGGTCCGTGCGTCTGGAGGTCGTGGAATCGCGACGCATTCCCGACAGCGCGGATCTGCTGGCCGAGTACGAGGTCGAGCTCGATGCGGACGGTGAGCTCATGGCCTATGACAGGAAGGATCGCTACGTTCGCGGCCGGCCGAGCGAGTGA
- a CDS encoding gas vesicle protein, which translates to MSIMNQPNDAMQPQRSQEGTLLHVVETLLDKGLVLNADIMVSVAGVELLGIRIRAALASFETAARYGLDFPAGTDRETVAWKEAVEQKDTCPECGKRSALAQLMNDYCPWCGWQSARSKRIEAGEPAQLNSADDADTSSEQAAGSSADAGTPASGDDR; encoded by the coding sequence ATGAGCATCATGAATCAGCCGAACGATGCGATGCAGCCGCAGCGCAGCCAGGAGGGCACGCTGCTGCACGTCGTGGAGACGCTGCTGGACAAAGGTCTGGTCCTCAACGCGGACATCATGGTCTCCGTGGCAGGTGTCGAGCTGCTGGGAATCCGGATCAGGGCCGCCCTGGCCTCCTTCGAGACCGCGGCCCGCTACGGTCTGGACTTCCCCGCGGGCACGGACCGGGAGACCGTCGCGTGGAAGGAAGCAGTCGAGCAGAAGGACACCTGCCCCGAGTGCGGGAAGCGCTCCGCACTCGCGCAGCTGATGAACGACTACTGCCCCTGGTGCGGGTGGCAGAGTGCGCGTTCGAAGCGGATCGAGGCCGGTGAGCCGGCTCAGCTGAACTCCGCGGACGACGCTGACACCTCCTCGGAACAAGCCGCCGGCTCATCCGCCGACGCGGGCACTCCCGCTTCCGGCGACGACCGCTGA
- a CDS encoding gas vesicle protein: protein MQPTRDPRATLPDLIEVLLNKGVHLNLDLIISVSDIPLIGINLRATIAGIETMIEYGMMQQWDRDTREWVQRAVRTHLPLAADEEILAKMAGGHYQDNFYRTWRPGSAYLTTERLIIHRRDPAETLWQTRLDAIASVSALRESSIGGEERTRILVGLNDGSESILSALEPDRLISLVQARLDRADGASSSTPEATTAEDRPLREGRMWFLETLSSGSTWRGGQAQLSNTELTWRSPMDGRARVRISPEQLKAMHREEHSNPTDDGQALILETGDSTITLAADDAGAWSRMLDDWRTGALDDRAPVPLEESTRPDSNRAERAEEGAAS, encoded by the coding sequence ATGCAGCCCACACGCGACCCGCGAGCGACTCTGCCCGACCTCATCGAGGTGCTTCTCAACAAGGGTGTCCATCTCAACCTCGACCTCATCATCTCGGTGTCGGACATCCCGCTCATCGGAATCAATCTGCGCGCCACGATCGCGGGGATCGAGACGATGATCGAGTACGGGATGATGCAGCAGTGGGACCGCGACACCCGGGAGTGGGTGCAGAGAGCGGTCCGCACACATCTGCCGCTGGCCGCCGACGAGGAGATCCTCGCCAAGATGGCCGGCGGGCATTATCAGGACAACTTCTATCGGACGTGGCGGCCCGGCAGCGCCTACCTCACCACCGAGCGTCTCATCATCCATCGACGTGATCCTGCAGAGACATTGTGGCAGACGCGCCTGGACGCGATCGCCTCGGTCTCCGCGCTGCGCGAGTCCTCCATCGGAGGTGAAGAGCGCACACGCATCCTCGTCGGGCTCAACGACGGCAGCGAGTCGATCCTTTCGGCCCTCGAGCCCGATCGCCTCATCTCCCTGGTCCAGGCTCGGCTCGACCGGGCCGACGGCGCCTCATCCTCGACTCCGGAGGCGACGACGGCGGAGGATCGGCCTCTGCGCGAGGGTCGGATGTGGTTTCTCGAGACCCTGTCGTCCGGGAGCACGTGGCGCGGCGGGCAGGCGCAGCTTTCGAACACGGAACTGACCTGGAGGTCGCCGATGGACGGCCGCGCCCGAGTGCGGATCTCCCCTGAACAGCTGAAGGCCATGCACCGGGAAGAGCACAGCAACCCCACCGACGACGGACAGGCCCTCATCCTCGAGACCGGGGACTCGACCATCACGCTGGCCGCAGACGATGCCGGTGCATGGTCCAGGATGCTCGACGACTGGCGAACAGGAGCACTCGATGACAGGGCTCCCGTGCCCCTCGAGGAGTCCACGCGACCTGACAGCAACCGCGCCGAACGCGCCGAAGAAGGAGCAGCATCATGA
- a CDS encoding gas vesicle protein K produces MTLNVNEESLKHGVLTLVVTLVEVIQEALETQAVRRMEGGDLTEDEQNRLGEALLELDEAMDQIKDQHGITGSVDDLHRGLDDVVDEVVDKLINPTRWAEENGKGVE; encoded by the coding sequence ATGACGCTCAATGTCAACGAGGAGAGCCTCAAACACGGGGTTCTCACCCTCGTCGTCACCCTCGTCGAGGTGATTCAGGAAGCCCTCGAGACCCAAGCGGTGCGCCGGATGGAAGGCGGGGACCTTACCGAGGACGAGCAGAACCGCCTCGGCGAGGCCCTCCTCGAACTCGATGAGGCAATGGACCAGATCAAGGACCAGCACGGGATCACCGGTTCCGTCGACGATCTGCACCGAGGCCTCGACGATGTCGTCGATGAAGTCGTCGACAAGCTCATCAATCCGACAAGATGGGCCGAGGAGAACGGAAAGGGCGTCGAATGA
- a CDS encoding GvpL/GvpF family gas vesicle protein → MNAEGDMLYVYAIVAGDDYTPAVTGIDGSALHMVGRDIGPKAVVHRHTRGPFDGPDDSVRRWVLEHSEVIDDAWQNSPALLPVSFNVIVRSDPETEATATQQLEHWLDDSAETLSRRLEELRDTSELRVELSLDGTLLEEVDAEVGEMRTEMESRPAGVRRLLEKRLEKTEKEIVDRAADRIYPEIRARIAAHCLDIEEHRSTSRESGLTPVIMASCLVRSTEITALGAELTALKKAQPALSIRFLGPWPPYSFADVSISEERNPSSSAPDAPTPNPQGETT, encoded by the coding sequence ATGAACGCCGAGGGTGACATGCTCTACGTCTACGCCATCGTCGCCGGCGACGACTACACTCCTGCCGTCACGGGCATCGACGGTTCCGCGCTCCACATGGTCGGACGCGACATAGGACCGAAGGCCGTGGTCCACCGCCACACCCGAGGTCCTTTCGACGGGCCGGACGATTCCGTGCGTCGGTGGGTGCTCGAACACAGCGAAGTCATCGATGATGCCTGGCAGAACTCACCGGCCCTCCTCCCGGTTTCTTTCAACGTCATCGTCCGCTCGGACCCGGAGACCGAGGCGACGGCGACCCAACAGCTCGAACATTGGCTCGACGACTCCGCGGAGACGCTGTCGAGACGGCTCGAGGAGCTGCGCGACACCTCCGAGCTGCGCGTCGAACTGTCCCTGGACGGAACCCTGCTCGAGGAGGTCGACGCAGAGGTCGGCGAAATGAGGACGGAGATGGAGAGCCGTCCTGCAGGAGTGCGCCGACTGCTCGAGAAGCGACTGGAGAAGACGGAGAAGGAGATCGTCGATCGAGCGGCCGACAGGATCTATCCGGAGATCAGGGCCAGGATCGCCGCCCACTGCCTCGACATCGAGGAACACCGCTCCACGAGCCGCGAGAGTGGATTGACACCGGTGATCATGGCCTCGTGCCTGGTGAGAAGCACAGAGATCACGGCGCTGGGAGCCGAGCTCACCGCGCTCAAGAAGGCCCAGCCCGCTCTGTCCATCCGCTTCCTCGGCCCGTGGCCGCCGTATTCCTTCGCCGACGTCTCCATCAGCGAGGAGCGGAATCCGAGCAGCTCTGCACCAGACGCGCCGACGCCGAACCCGCAGGGGGAGACAACATGA